The sequence TTTCCTCATAAATCGAGGCCAGGGGATGCTTTTCGGTAATCAAACCCTCCGGTACTACAACGACTACCTCAAGCACACCGGCAGCAACTCCTCCTACCGGCCGCTCGACACTAGGCGGCGCACGCTCTacgattttctttttctttctcacaGCAACAACACTCTCTCCCTCTGTCTCTGCCCGCCTTTTTCGTTTTACGTTCCGCGTTCGCGAAGCGTAAAATCACCCGGTGTCACTGACGGCAGTCTTTTTAGGGCTCCCcgtgaagaaccctctgacatactGCCCCGCCCCAGAAAAAACTAAACAAAAGAACTAAAGACAGGAAAAATAAGAGGTACGAATGACCTCGAAAATGTTACGAGAACTGTCGTAGAGAATCTTCACTAGAACGCCATCAATCGATATGCCCGGTGCCCAACAAGCGCGAGCGAACGACAAATCACCGACATAAAGATAGGCAGAAAACAGAGGCTCCAAAGGGAAAAGGAAATGGTCAAAGCACACCAGGAGAAGAAAATTTGACGAAATAAGACAAAAATGGAGCCTCCCCCCGCATTTTGTATCAAACCAAAAAGGGAGGCGCCGGCAACGCACGACATTCAATGTCTTTTTTACGGCGCGTGCAGGAGCATTAATGAAGGGGAAATCAATTGCGCGCTAAAACCCAAAAGCGCATGCAACGATCTGAAGGGTCTCTCTGAGTAAATCGGGCACCTTGCATACAGCTGTCCACCACTCGCTAGGTAGAACATGAACTGCTGAAATTCTCATCTCCTCGCATGTAATACTCGGCCAATCTAGCCGGGGGGGGGACTACATGATTCGGAATATCACTTAGGCCCAAAGAGGCCCGACGGAGCCCGACCAACGAAAGGGCCAGGGTAACAGAAGGCCCACAGGCCCAAGACAATTCACTATAAATATACCAACCAAGGGAGGAAAGATGATCGGGTAACTACTTTCTACCTCACTCTCATTTGATTAGAATACACTCTCGAACTACTAACTGTCTTGACCGTTggagtatccgcagggaccGTTCCCCGCGTAGAGACGACCCCCGAGGAAGCCAGACCTCCCCGACGAGGATCCAGATCACTGTTCCGCTTTCCCTAATTagataatatttagaattataattaatcaaaagttgaatatattaaattgaaaaattaaagagaagatacccaaaataaacattgtggcatgtcatttaaaaaaagtatcaatttagaccttCATAAAGAATTGTGgcatgtcattcatattattcCGTTAATGGCAATGAGAATCACATCTTAAAAAAATTCTGGAAAATGGAATACAATTTTTATCTAGATGAAAGTCAGAACATAGGCAAAAACTGAGCTCAGTGGTGTCAAACCAACAACACCGGCACATACGAGGCGGAAAAGGAAAAGTTTCAATCAATCAGTTCACGAAGAAGTGAAGTAACAGAGCGACTAAATTCCCATTTGATTTTTTACTCCAAATAGTAGATATAAGGTGTTTAGTTAGGATCGATAAATAGTTGCTGATAAGGAAACCAGTAAATATCTATCAGCAACAACATCGAAAGTAGAATTGCTGAAAATTCTAACCTTACAGAAGAATTCAAATAACTATGCTGATTTCATTAGATAATTATGTCATCTTTAAGACAAGTAATTGACCAAAAATATCCAACAAGTCAAAATCTAATTTGTGATGTTGGATTTAAAAGCAAACCATGAAAACAAGAATAGTTCAATTAGAATAAGGTGCTCCTCAGTATCTGAAATTTGGATCTGTTTCACTAAGGttactttattttcttttaataaaatcgctgaactttacatttgattttaatgaagtcATTCCggttgtaggtgccgcggcctcgcccgggcggacctggggtggacaccgttgacgacagatgctgtgattggcgccgaaagcaaccaatcgcggaatcaagctgctcggcaggaccggagcctggagtatggaagaatcgccacccacgaatgggaaaatgaacaccgatcccttgcgggagaccggtgagggttcgggaaacttaggtacgggccgagaaggctagctcctttccggagaaaggctactaggcaccccgacatcgcccggttatgaaccaccggcctcctacttagcgtgttaggcgataacggactaatcgtatatttctttaagtttaaaattcatttgaaacattttctttctcgctttgaaaaccgttttgagcatgttattgaagccattttagtaaagaatcacccattttgcatgaatttaaagtatataggagagagagggagatagaaggaagaattgatttatttacagtgtgattttatgctttaaactatacactaactctaagctaatctcattccccaaaaacgagtttatttacatggttcgcaccttaatcgccgttggaacgatttaggtacgtttcaaaaccccgtgcatttacatgacatcgactcgaatcgccgttggaacgactcaagcgtttgaaaacgtggaATAAGAggttttaacaagaaaacgtgattaagcatacaagtctatttatttttgtacaaaatcattttggataggaaaacgattcaaaactctattatttacaattaaaagacggttttaattacaaggttcgcttaatccgccgttggaacgaattaaggttttaaaacgtgatattttggaaatccaTTGAAAGTGGTAAAGAAtcaaaaaccttttatttacatttggaacctctaaaaatcgttagtttaaataatcaagttgaaaacttatttttatggATTATTCCCCCTTTTCACACAATTTATTCCTTACTTAAGCATAATCTCAATAATGAACCAAAATCCACCAAATGAAacccatttaaaacataaacacctaaatgtcaaaagagtaagaacaaaaaaagaatatatacatatatatatatacatatttagcTAAAATAAGGATATACTTATAGATTTAAAGAAAACTGGataaaagatactatattacatttttaagtatatatatataataatgaaaGTGAGaagtaataaatataatatatttttatcctaattacgttgggcgttcgcccaacgagcgttgggcgtcTGCCCGACGTCGTCGGGCATCGCTCGACGACCGCCAGGCGATGCCCGACACGGCCGGACGATCGTCGGGCGACGTCGACCGTGCGTCGGGCCGCGCCCGACGCTCGACGGGTGACGCCCCCTCTCTGACGGGCGACGTGCGACGCTCAGCACGCCGGACGGGCACCCGACGTGCCGCACACCGTCGTTCACGGAGCGACGATCGCTGCTGGGAGCGTCATTTGTCACTCACCGGTCGACGCTCGGCCTCCGGGGCCTTATCGCTCACTGTCGTAACAGTGAACGTGCCTGTCCTCACTCAGGAGACGCCGAATTTGTTAACGGGGCTTTCAAGTGCCGGCTCTCCGGGCTTTTctgtttatttttaaattttctaattaatggaatcaaccgacttggcCGTTTATCGTGGGTTTTCGttacaggtcctccgactcggtgtctacaccggTCAATTTGTATACAAAAACCCAGCGAAATATGCCGGACAAAGATGCGATTTCTTAAGTTTTTTGTGGCTTAAAATCTGCCACGTGGCACACACATGGCTGCCACATCAACCATGTCAACATTGCAGCGAGTTTTTGTACACAACTgtgtatcactttaaacaagtttaggggacTAATAGATCATTGTAACTCTGTAAGCAAGTTTAGATGGCTAATGTCACTTTAAAAAAGTTGATAAATAGAACGTCACTAAAGTATATAGGCACGGGGCTagggatgtattaagcctttcttAGGTATGCATCTGTAGCAAAACATGCTCAAGAAATTTAATCCATATTCAGCAATCCAATTAGTGCAAAAAGTAGAAAATGAACctataaagaaaagaaattaacaaaaatttaaCTTACCACAAGCCAATCTTCCACCTGCATTGCCTGTGCTCAAACTGAGTTCATGCCCACCTAGAGATAACAAATAGAAAGTAAGCAACATTAAACGTTATGAGCTTGAACTAACCATCAGAGTACAAAATTTACACGTTGTTGTAGTGTGATCGAAAAGTCATGGATtcaagtcttaggagcggcctcttgccaaaaaattgaCAGggaaaggcttgcccccaatacccccttgtggtgggacccctcccggaccctcgcttagagGGACACGTAATGCACCGGGCTGGAAAAAAAGgaattgtatatatatttaactATTTCTCAACAAATGCCCTTATTTTGTACTACTCTAATAGgttaaattacacccatggccccTCAACTTAGGTCTTACTTTCTTTATAGCCCCTCACCTTCAAAACGGGTCATAAAAGCCTCATGACTTTGCCCTCTACTCACATTTAAGCCACTCCAGTAGCAGGTAAACCCCCATTGCAGAGGAGATGGAAGTgacattttaagcaactttaattcttgaattttttggtTTTGAGGTAATTAAATCGTTGTTTGATTAGGATAGAGAAATATCAAAAGTTTTACCCTTACCAAGATCATCTGCAAGCTCGTGCACAACAAAACTCTTCCAACAACATGTTAATTATGCAtcagaaatccaaaagtcagtAATGGTACCTAACAAAGACATGGGGTTTGAACAAGGAACACAAACCATATGCATGGTAAAATGCATTGAGGGTCATTGAAATTTGGAATCTATTTCACAAATGTAATTGAACTTCATGTTCTTTCAATAGAATCACTCGACTTCACATTTGATTTCAATAGTCATTTTGGTCAATTGGTGTATAAAAACTCGTTGGAACATTGACCTGACATGAAAGACAATTGCTTATGTGTCAACTAAGCAGCATACGATGGACATTAGTGAATTTTATGGTTGAAGTGGCAGAAACTTAGCAGGCAGGTGTGCCACATCACATTATTATCGGATGTGACACTTAGTTAGCATATAGTCAACTGTTTTTTTTGTGTCACGTCAATATTAATGTGAAATTCAGtgattttattcaaaaaaaaaataaaaaaaataaacgaaGTTCACTAATCTTTATGAAATAGACCCCAAACTTCAGTAACCCTCAGATGCAATTTATTTACCCCATATGTATAGCAACATAAACACTAACAAAAAGAGAAAGCATGAACAAAGGAAAAACACGGGTAAATTCACAAAGATTACCTGGCTATCCACAATTGTTGCTTCTACTATCCCTGTATTTTACACAATGATTAATTAATTGAGTGCAGCAGGCATTAAAAAAACCCAGTGAAaactgatttaaaaaaaaaaaagctattaCCTTCAGCATTAGCAACTATGTTTCCCAGGTCACCCGCATGGCGGACTTCATCTTCAGGAGCACCATGTGTCAATTTGTTAGGATTGAAATGTGGTCCTGTTATTTTGTATTATAATGAAAAATCATAAGTTCGCCACAAACAGTATCAGAATTTCACAATGTTATGGACATGGAAACGGATATAGAAACTGAAACGGAAATGCGTGATTTTAAAGTCTCCATGTAACAAAGGAATCTCATTTACTGGAGCATTATAAGAAAAGAGCCATAAATCAAACTAGTTCAACATTTTTCAGCCTTTCTGAGTCTTACCTGTTGAAATGCATCCATTTGTTGTGTCACCATACTCATGCTACACAGGGAAAACATAAAAGTTAGAAATATATAATGGTAGAGCAAATTTGAAATCTGTGAACAAGAAAATCTAATACAAAAACAACTCACTAGGTGGAATCCATGAAGCCCTGGACTAAGACCAGTCACACGAACATTCACAGTTGTTGGACCTGTTGAAACTATAATGTAATAATCAAAcatcttcgccctttcttttgCTTACTCACTCTATAAAAAGACATTGTTTTGACAAACAATTACAGGGATAAATTGCAATGAACGTCGCCATTGAAGTTTGGAGTCTATTTCACAAATCTCACAcaacttcattttctttcaataaaagCATTGAACTCAGCATTTCATTTCAATGAAGTAAATCCAGCCAATTTGTGTATAAAACCTCACTGGAACATTGAGGTGACATAAAAGATAAGTAACTATGTGCCAATTAAGCAGCATGCCTGATATTTCTAATTTTTACAGCTGATGTAGCAGAAatttgagggcgagccttggcgcggtaaacgttgttgtcctgccccagtacacccttatggtgggacccctccctggaccctcgctcagcggggacgcgtagtgcgaccgggccgccctttttatgTAGCAGAAACTTGACAACTACATTTGTGCCACATGATACATCCTAAGCCAtgaaaaaaaggtaaaaaccATATCATATCCTTATCCAACACGGCGCATAATTGCCATATACAAGTTTAACATTCGGATGAGTCCGAAATGACTTTATTACAATCAAATGTGAGTTCACTGActttattaaaagattataaaatCGATGGATACATTAGGAGCTCTCTGAACATGTCCCAACGAACCAATTAGGGCTCTCTGAACATATCTCAAAAAACCAattagccctctgaacttggaGGCGTCTCCTTAGCGCCttcaacttacttaaaataatCTATTGACCCGTGAACTTACTTAAGTGATATATCGTCCGTCTCAACtgttaaacaaaagaaaaatggaAGAGATAAAAGAATGATAATGCAAGTGAGCCGGAGAGGTTCAAATTTAGCTGTAGAAGTAGAAACTAGAAAGAGCCGCCTGTCCTGGTTCTGTTCTCCTGATTTATTAGGAGATAAAtggatttttgtttgtttattgGATAAGGTCCTGTTGCCCCCAAATGTTTTTCTGTTCATATTTTTTTAGCAGCCTTAGGGTTGTTTGTTTCGGCTTGTCACAAGAGCGTTTAGCCATCTTGTTTGTTTCAGCTTGTCACAAGAGCGTTTAGCCATcttgtttgtttcagcttttcacAAGAGCATTTAGTGGTTTTACATCAAACTCTTTTGTTTATATCAAAGTGTTAATAGCATAGTATTTGCTTATGATTACAAAATTGCAAGAGTTAGTTGTTTTGGAGCAAACATCAAGCTCCAACTTGAAACTTttagggcttgattggatggaGGGTTTAGAGGGGTTAGTAAGGGAAGGGTTAGTAAGGATTGATAGAAACCCTTATTTGGGAGAAGAaagggttagtaagggtttctacaaacccatgtttggaacaaaaaaaaaaattaggagggtaagggtttggagggATTTTGAAGAgtttctttttaataaattgcATCCAATTTTGAACCCTCCAATTTGgtgggtttggaagggttagaaattaccctTCCCTTTCCTTACCTTTCCCTACCCTTCTCTACCCTTCCTTTATTAATCCTTCCCtacccttcatccaatcaagcccACGAGAAGTTGTTTTTAACTATTTAACTTTTGACAAAATTaccataatttttatttctgtttattTGGTTCTTTCTCCCAAAAATAAACGTGATATCTCTCTTTCAACGAAGCATTTCTTTAATCATTTCATAACAATGGTATATATTTGTTTGATGTTTACAAAATTATAGTTCTTATTTTTACAAAACACATAACAAGGTTTATACTCTATTTAATCAattattgtttttaatttttatttagttatttagattttttattAGAGTTTTTACTTTTATTCCCAATTTTACCAAATACTACTAATTAATCAGCTAATAACAAGCATTTAATTATAACAGCACCGCTATTAATtaacagttgaaccaaataGATCCTAAACCTAAGCAGTGATTAAATTTTGTGCTTAATATTTTTAACTTGgaacaatttttaatttatatagcagtACATAGGAGAAATTTAGGCTCAATGAACATAATACATGAAACAAGACTCTTAACTCAAAGAGTGGAAGCAGAGATACAAGAATATCATCAACGCATTCCAGCAGCTATTGTGAATCACTTCTTATAAGATAATTAAGGGTGTTTTAAGCCATATCCACCCCTCCATCTTTATCTATAATGATTgtgcatctttttatttttgccctaaccaaataaaaaaacaacatcGAAACTTGTTTTGGCATAGTAGcggtaaaagaaaaaaaatataaactcaTCGCTGATGTGACATTCATGTCACTTTTTCGCTATCTTTTTACTCTTAAAGTCGCAGGATTGAGGTACGATTTAAAGTTGGAATGATTTTATtcagacaaattgaagttgagtgaccaatTCAAGACAACCATGAAAATTCAGTGACAAATGGTCCATTTAATCCCTTAAATATGTATTAAGCGGAATTAAAATGATTATGCAGGTTCATTAGATAATTTTCATCATTAGGATTAACACAAGCAACAGAACAAAAATATTGAACTAATCAAAATCTATTTCTCACATCAAATTAAAGTATATGA comes from Euphorbia lathyris chromosome 8, ddEupLath1.1, whole genome shotgun sequence and encodes:
- the LOC136203968 gene encoding superoxide dismutase [Cu-Zn], chloroplastic-like, with amino-acid sequence MQAATVAPMAAQSILAASPSSLPLFYPIANPNLTRSQSLHSSFHGVSLNFSRQSHAFSLSAAAPKKPLAVVAATKKAVAVLKGTSSIEGVVTLTQDDDGPTTVNVRVTGLSPGLHGFHLHEYGDTTNGCISTGPHFNPNKLTHGAPEDEVRHAGDLGNIVANAEGIVEATIVDSQVIFSFVVHELADDLGKGGHELSLSTGNAGGRLACGVVGLTPLSSVFAYVLTFI